Below is a genomic region from Streptomyces sp. RPA4-2.
GCACGACCGGGCCGCCCTGTCCGGCCCGCGTGAGCGGGACCGGCGGAGGGCCGGCGTCCTGGCCCGCTCGACCGCCGCGCGCCGTCCGCTCACGCTCTCGTGCGTCGGCCGGTTCCGCGACAGCGTCCGCGCCCGACCGCCACTACCCGTGCCGGACACCGTGCCGGACACCGCCCCCGCCACCGTGCCGCCCGCCGTCGACGCCCTGACGGCGGAGGCCGAGGCGGCCGTGACCCCGTACCGTCTCGTCACCCGGGCGCCCTTCGGCGCCCGCACGCATCGGAGCCCTCATGTCCGCTGACCCCCGTACGGACGGCCTCGCCGACGCCCGGCCCCTCCGGGCGGCGCGCCCGGCCGCGCTCCGGCCGCCGGCCGCCTGGTGGCCGGCGCTGCGCCGCACGCCGGTGTCGATGTGGAACGACGACGTCTCCGACTGGGCGGCGGCGCTGACCTACTACGCGATCCTGACCGTGCTGCCCGCCCTGCTGGTCATGGTCATCGCGTTCGGTCTGATCAGTCCGGACACCGCGGAGCAGTTCACCGAGCACGTCACCTCCCACGCGCCCGCGCAGTCCGGGGCCGAACTGCACGGTGTGCTGGCCGGGACGCTGCGTGAACGTTCGGCCGCCTGGACCCTGCTCGTCACGGGTTCCGCGAGCGCGCTGTGGTCGGCCATCAGCTATCTCGCCGTGTTCCGCCGCGCCCTGCACCGCATGCACCGGGTCAAGGACTCACGTTCCGCCTGGCGCACGGCTCACCGCATCGTGCTGACCGCCCTCACCCTGCTCGGTCTGCTGGTGGTCAGCGCCCTCCTGCTGCTCCTGACCGGGCCCGTCGCCGAGGCGCTGGGACATGCGCTGGGCCTCGACACCACGGCGGCCCTGGCGTGGAACCTGCTGCGCTGGCCGCTGCTGCTGTGTCTCGTGGTGGTCCTGGTGGTCGTGGTCTTCCACGCGGGCCCCGCTCCCGCCCGCCGCCGTTCCCTCAGCCTGCCGGGGGGAGTCCTGGCCGCCGCTCTGTGGCTCACGGTCTCCGCGGGCTTCGCCCTGTACGCCTCGGCGTTGAGCAACTACAGCAGGCTGTACGGCTCGCTGGCCGGTGCGGTGGTCTTCCTCGTCTGGCTGTGGCTGTCCAACCTCGCCCTGCTCGCCGGAGCGCAGTTCACCGCCGAACTCGCCAAGGCGGCGCCCGAGAGTGTTCGCTGACACTATGTGACTTTGGTGTGTAGATATCGTTGTATCCATGTGAACGTTCGTCATGACTCCAGCCCGCAGCAGCTGGTTCTCGCCGCTCTCCTCGGCGCCTACTGGCTGGACTCGCCGCCGCACTACCACGGCCGGCACACCCCCCGCGCCGACGGCCCGCGGTCCGTTTCGAGGACGGAGACGACAGGGCCGCACCGACAGGAACGCGACGGGCCGCCCATCGGGAGCCAGGGTCGACAGACGGGCCGGAGAGTCGTCTCCTCAGAGACCGAGGGTGAACCAGGTCGTCTTGCCCTCGTCGGTGGGCCGTACGCCCCAGTCGTCGGCGAGGGCGCGTACCAGGATCAGGCCCCGGCCCGACTCCGCGTCCTCGGCCGCCGGGCGCGGCTGGGGAAGTTGCGGGCTGTGGTCGCTGACCTCGACGGTGAGCTCGGTCGCGGTCCGGCACACGTGCAGGCGGATGGGGCCCAGAGCGTGCTGCACCGCGTTGGTCAGCACCTCGGAGAGCAGTAGCCGGGCGTCGTCCGCCAGGGCGGTGCAGTCCCAGGAGGTGAGGGCCTTGCCGAGAAAGGCGCGGCCCTCGGGCACGGACTCGGGGACGGCGGGCAGGCCGGTGGTGACAGCGGCCAGTGGTGCGTCGGGCAGCCGGGCCAGCAACAGGGTGACGTCGTCGTTGTGGCTCTCGGCGTCGGGCAGGAGAGCGGTCAGGACGTGATCGGCCGCCGCCTCCAGGTCGGGGGCGGTGGTGAACAGCCGACTCAGCGTGGTGGTCAGCTTGGTGAGCTGGTCCTCGATGTCACTGCCGGGAGTTTCGATCAGCCCGTCGGTGTAGAGCATGAGCGTCGCGCCGGGTGGGATGACCACGCTGGACTGCTGGTAGAGGACACCGCCGACCCCGAGCGGCGCGTTCACGGGCACCGGGAGCGGGCGGGCGCCGTCGCCGGGGGTGGCGACGAGGGTGGGCAGGTGACCGGCCGAGCAGATCGTCACCTCGCCCGCGTCCGAGGCGATCACCAGATAGCAGCAGGTGACGAGCTGGTCCGGCACGTCCAGGTCGGTGACACAGGTGTCGAGGGCCTGCATGAGCTGACGCGGCTGCATGCCGGTCTTGGCCAGGGCGTGGGCGGCGGAGCGCAACTGTCCCATGACGGCCGCCGCCTCCAGCCCCCGTCCCATGACGTCGCCGATGAGGACTCCGACCCGGCCGGCCCCCAGGGGGATGAGGTCGAACCAGTCGCCGCCCACGCCCGCCCCCTGGGTCGCGGGCCGGTAGCGGCTGGCGGTGGAGAGGCCCGGAATGGCCGGAGGGGTGCCCATCAGGCTGCGTTGCAGGGTCAGCGCGATGTGCCGCTGCTGCTCGTAGAGGGCGGTCAGCTCGGCCTCGGCACGCTTGCGGTCGCTGATGTCCCGTACGATCGCGCACGCGCCGACGACCGTGCCGTCCGCCGCCCGGGTCGGCCACAGCGTGATGTCGACGTCCAGCAGGTCACCGGAGCGGGTGAGCCGCAACGTCTCGAAGTGCTCGACCTTCTCCCCGTTGCTCAGCCGCTCCAGGAGGGCGTCGATCTCGTCCCGGTGCTCGGGCGGAGCGAGCAGGGACACGTGCCGGCCCATCACCTCCGCCGGGAGGTAGCCGTACAGCTGTTGCGCGGCGGCGTTCCAGTACGTGATGTCGCCGTCGAGGGTCTTGGCGAGGATCGCGTCCTGGGAGGACTCCACGAGCCCGGCCAGCTCGTTGATGCGTTCTTCGGCGGCTTTGCGGTCGCTGACGTCGCGGACGGCGGCGGAGAGGAGGAGGCCGTCGGTGGTTTCGAGGGGGGAGAGGCTGATTTCGACGGGGAATTCGGTGCCGTCTTTGCGGAGGCCGTTGAGTTCGAGTCCGGCGCCCATGGGGCGTACTTGGCGGTTGTTGGCGTAGCCGTTGCGGTGGTGGGTGTGCTGGGCGTGGAAGCGGCTGGGGACGAGGATTTCGACGGGGTGGCCGAGGAGTTCTTCGCGTTGGTATCCGAAGAGGGATTCGGTTTGTGCGTTGACGAGTCTGATGGTGCCGGTGTCGTCGACGATGACCATGGCGTCGGGTGCGGCTTCCAGGAGTCCTCGGAATCGTTCTTCGGCGGCTTTGCGGTCGCTGACGTCGCGGACGGCGGCGGAGAGGAGGAGGCCGTCGGTGGTTTCGAGGGGGGAGAGGCTGATTTCGACGGGGAATTCGGTGCCGTCTTTGCGGAGGCCGTTGAGTTCGAGTCCGGCGCCCATGGGGCGTACTTGGCGGTTGTTGGCGTAGCCGTTGCGGTGGTGGGTGTGCTGGGCGTGGAAGCGGCTGGGGACGAGGATTTCGACGGGGTGGCCGAGGAGTTCTTCGCGTTGGTATCCGAAGAGGGATTCGGTTTGTGCGTTGACGAGTCTGATGGTGCCGGTGTCGTCGACGATGACCATGGCGTCGGGTGCGGCTTCCAGAAGCCCTCGGAACCGCTCCTCGGCACCCGCGGGCGCTGCCTCGTCCAGCAGGGCCCCGCACCGGCACGGTTCCTGGAACGCTGCACCGGCGGCCCGAGTTGAATGCGATCCGACGAAGTCGCCCATGTCCGCCCCAGGTGTGCTGTTCGCTCTGAATCGGGCCATCCCAGCGGAATGGGGTGTAGTCCGCCCCGCTATGTCGGCTACTGGCTTCACAACGGCCGAATCTGTCCGGCGGCGTTACGTCTGCTGACCGTCTGCCGCCGCAGTGGTCTCGCAGTCGGCGGGGCGGCTGCCGGACCGCGTGTCCGGGCACCGCACCACGCGTGACCCGGCCGATGACGCCGAGGACAGGGGCCGGGACCTGGGCCGGGGGAGTGAGTCCGTGCGGGTCCCGCCGCCGGGAGGTGGTGGCCCGTCGGTCCCGGAGTGGGTGTGTGGTGGACGGGTGTTCGGGGTGTCGCTGAGTTGGCCGTGTGGATGGAGTGGCGGCTGTTACTCACTTTCGGGTGAGGGGTGGGGTGGCGTGGAGGGTGGCGTTTGGGATGATTCCCTTTATTTCAGGGCGATATGGAGCCAATTTTCTGATATCGGGAGATAGGTGCATATTACAGTCGAGGGTCATGGTCGTGTTGTCGGTCGGTAATGCGGTGCGGGTGGCGGGCTCGGGTGGCGTGGTGGGGCGCGAGAGTGTGGTTCTCGGCCAGCGGGCCGGGGCCCAG
It encodes:
- a CDS encoding YihY/virulence factor BrkB family protein, with product MSADPRTDGLADARPLRAARPAALRPPAAWWPALRRTPVSMWNDDVSDWAAALTYYAILTVLPALLVMVIAFGLISPDTAEQFTEHVTSHAPAQSGAELHGVLAGTLRERSAAWTLLVTGSASALWSAISYLAVFRRALHRMHRVKDSRSAWRTAHRIVLTALTLLGLLVVSALLLLLTGPVAEALGHALGLDTTAALAWNLLRWPLLLCLVVVLVVVVFHAGPAPARRRSLSLPGGVLAAALWLTVSAGFALYASALSNYSRLYGSLAGAVVFLVWLWLSNLALLAGAQFTAELAKAAPESVR
- a CDS encoding PAS domain S-box protein, with product MARFRANSTPGADMGDFVGSHSTRAAGAAFQEPCRCGALLDEAAPAGAEERFRGLLEAAPDAMVIVDDTGTIRLVNAQTESLFGYQREELLGHPVEILVPSRFHAQHTHHRNGYANNRQVRPMGAGLELNGLRKDGTEFPVEISLSPLETTDGLLLSAAVRDVSDRKAAEERFRGLLEAAPDAMVIVDDTGTIRLVNAQTESLFGYQREELLGHPVEILVPSRFHAQHTHHRNGYANNRQVRPMGAGLELNGLRKDGTEFPVEISLSPLETTDGLLLSAAVRDVSDRKAAEERINELAGLVESSQDAILAKTLDGDITYWNAAAQQLYGYLPAEVMGRHVSLLAPPEHRDEIDALLERLSNGEKVEHFETLRLTRSGDLLDVDITLWPTRAADGTVVGACAIVRDISDRKRAEAELTALYEQQRHIALTLQRSLMGTPPAIPGLSTASRYRPATQGAGVGGDWFDLIPLGAGRVGVLIGDVMGRGLEAAAVMGQLRSAAHALAKTGMQPRQLMQALDTCVTDLDVPDQLVTCCYLVIASDAGEVTICSAGHLPTLVATPGDGARPLPVPVNAPLGVGGVLYQQSSVVIPPGATLMLYTDGLIETPGSDIEDQLTKLTTTLSRLFTTAPDLEAAADHVLTALLPDAESHNDDVTLLLARLPDAPLAAVTTGLPAVPESVPEGRAFLGKALTSWDCTALADDARLLLSEVLTNAVQHALGPIRLHVCRTATELTVEVSDHSPQLPQPRPAAEDAESGRGLILVRALADDWGVRPTDEGKTTWFTLGL